In Phaseolus vulgaris cultivar G19833 chromosome 10, P. vulgaris v2.0, whole genome shotgun sequence, a single genomic region encodes these proteins:
- the LOC137814938 gene encoding uncharacterized protein codes for MGAVVPPGLVGVKASFTGVEDPEALLTAFHTQMMLSGGSDAVYCKLFMSTLSGIALEWFVSLPDGHITSFQQFSKLFREQYIVNRAPPVVSYDLFDVRQNQGDSLQDYLSRFGAQVVRQPSKDEDMLVHAFKKGVPTGPFSECLIRHRPSTFAEIRRRDVAHITVETAVSEKRESAVPNKSRAGPSRTQQPMRVHEAKEGKRAQGKPRPYEPQRDQNGGRTRESNAPPRFDFVVELAELIAVPAIAARLRAPEKTDRMLGRKKDVWCEFHQAYGHPLRACLALGHQLAELVKTGFLSDYLREPQGDQTSGAPAGDPQHEVPVHGEVHTIAGGFSGGGCTASQRKKYARSVLAVDSAEEDHSPDVDIVFTKADLRDVVPHDNDPIVISLVTAGRKVHRVLVDQGSSADVMFWPIFSKLQLSPDLWKPYPGCLYGFAGDQVEVRGYVELRTTFTDGATACTEKIKYLVVNAPSAYNILLGRPTLNRLGAVPSTRHMKVKMLSMEGVVVTIKSDQKEARRCYENSLKQQRSVCHVTTTPPPRSDKGRAEVATLVRGTHGDVEMEEAMLGGTGSARGEAEGARGIAPRESGIAKAVIARERRPHPTEGWVEAAIEGRGFKLGGQLDEDTRRQIARVIEKNMGAFAWTGSDMPGIDPDFLCHRLAMDPQVRPVRQRRRKYNEEKRQVIHEETHKLLAAGHIKEIQYPEWLANVVLVKKSNGKWRMCVDFTDLNKACPKDSYPLPSIDPLVDSASGCQLMSFLDAFLGYNQIRMHPSDESKTAFMTERSCYCYKVTPFGWKNAGATYQRLMDRVLSPMLGRNVQAYVDDMVVTSRGKEEHVTDLEELFTRQVQVEAQPREMYLWCGSGDVSWFPPNRARD; via the coding sequence ATGGGTGCAGTCGTACCACCAGGCTTAGTGGGGGTGAAGGCCTCGTTCACGGGGGTAGAGGATCCAGAAGCACTCCTGACGGCTTTCCACACCCAAATGATGCTTTCTGGAGGCTCGGATGCCGTATATTGCAAACTATTCATGAGTACCCTGAGTGGGAttgcgctggaatggtttgtaaGCCTGCCAGATGGCCACATCACATCGTTTCAACAATTCTCAAAGTTGTTCAGGGAGCAATATATCGTGAACAGGGCACCcccagtggtgtcctacgatctTTTCGATGTGCGCCAGAACCAAGGCGATTCCCTCCAGGATTACCTTAGccgttttggggcgcaggtgGTGAGGCAGCCCAGCAaggatgaagatatgctggtgcacgcatTCAAGAAAGGGGTTCCTACGGGCCCCTTTAGTGAGTGTTTGATCAGGCACCGCCCCAGCACGTTCGCGGAGATTAGGCGTCGTGACGTGGCGCACATCACTGTAGAAACAGCGGTTTCTGAGAAAAGGGAAAGCGCGGTCCCTAACAAGTCGCGCGCAGGACCAAGCAGAACTCAGCAGCCGATGAGGGTGCACGAGGCCAAGGAGGGAAAGAGGGCTCAGGGAAAACCCCGCCCTTACGAGCCTCAAAGGGATCAGAATGGGGGGCGCACGAGGGAGAGTAACGCACCCCCTAGGTTTGATtttgtggtggagctggcgGAACTGATCGCCGTTCCAGCTATAGCAGCACGACTGCGAGCACCGGAGAAGACCGACAGGATGCTGGGGCGAAAGAAAGACGTGTGGTGTGAGTTCCATCAGGCCTATGGCCACCCACTTCGCGCGTGCTTGGCATTGGGACACCAACTCGCGGAGTTGGTAAAAACCGGCTTCCTGAGTGATTACCTGCGAGAGCCACAGGGCGATCAGACATCGGGGGCCCCAGCAGGGGATCCTCAGCACGAGGTACCGGTGCATGGGGAGGTGCACACGATCGCGGGAGGATTCTCTGGGGGAGGATGTACAGCCTCTCAGagaaagaagtacgcgcgatcggtgttGGCAGTCGACTCGGCAGAGGAGGATCACTCCCCCGACGTCGACATTGTCTTCACCAAGGCTGATCTCCGGGACGtcgtgcctcacgacaacgacccgaTAGTTATCTCCCTTGTCACGgcagggaggaaggtgcacagggtccttgtggaccagggaagctcggcagacgtgatgttctggccgataTTCAGCAAACTGCAGCTGTCCCCTGATCTTTGGAAGCCGTACCcggggtgtttgtatggtttcgcaggggaccaggtagaggtgcggggctATGTGGAGCTGAGGACCACATTCACGGATGGTGCCACAGCCTGCACTGAGAAGATTAAGTACTTGGTGGTCAATGCCCCGTCCGcttacaacatactgttgggaagaccGACGCTCAACAGGTTAGGAGCCgtaccatcgacaaggcacatgaaggtaaagatGCTTTCGATGGAGGGGGTAGTGGTTACCATTAAATCGGACCAAAAGGAAGCCCGCCGCTGCTATGAAAACAGTCTCAAGCAGCAGAGAAGCGTGTGCCATGTTACCACGACGCCGCCACCAAGGTCAGACAAGGGAAGAGCGGAGGTCGCGACGTTGGTAAGGGGCACGCACGGCGACGTGGAAATGGAAGAGGCGATGCTTGGGGGCACGGGAAGTGCCCGGGGTGAAGCTGAGGGGGCGAGAGGGATCGCGCCTCGCGAGTCTGGGATAGCGAAGGCGGTCATCGCAAGAGAAAGAAGACCCCACCCGACTGAGGGGTGGGTGGAGGCGGCGATCGAGGGAAGGGGGTTCAAGCTGGGAGGACAGCTCGACGAGGACACGCGACGACAGATCGCCAGGGTAATTGAGAAGAACATGGGCGCATTTGCGTGGACGGGCTCggacatgccgggcatcgacccggACTTCCTCTGCCATCGCCTTGCAATGGATCCCCAGGTCCGACCGGTGCGCCAAAGGAGGAGGAAGTACAATGAGGAGAAGAGGCAGGTGATCCATGAAGAAACCCACAAACTCTTGGCCGCAGGGCATATCAAGGAAATCCAGTACCcagagtggctggccaatgtggtGCTGGTGAAGAAGTCAAATGgcaaatggaggatgtgcgtggatttCACCGACCTCAATAAAGCATGCCCCAAGGACTCCTATCCCCTGCCTAGCATTGACCCCCTGGTAGATAGCGCGTCAGGATGCCAGCTGATGAGTTTCTTGGACGCCTTTTTgggttacaaccagatcaggatgcacccgtCGGACGAGAGCAAGACCGCATTCATGACCGAGCGGTCCTGCTACTGTTATAAGGTAACGCCGTTCGGGTGGAAGAATGCGGGAGCCACCtatcagaggctgatggatagaGTACTCTcgccgatgctgggaaggaacgtacaggcgtacgtcgatgacatggtggtcacctcgcGAGGGAAGGAGGAGCATGTCACTGATCTGGAGGAACTTTTCACACGCCAAGTACAGGTTGAAGCTCAACCTAGAGAAATGTATCTTTGGTGTGGAAGCGGGGATGTTTCTTGGTTTCCTCCTAACAGAGCGAGGGATTGA
- the LOC137814947 gene encoding uncharacterized protein gives MRHNFVVELKDLIVVLNIADRLRPPVKTDKVLGPHKDSWCEFHEAFGHHINNCLALGHQLDELVKNGFLKDYLVGSAMVAALAVPKEDQAHEMPIHGEVHTISGGFFGGGPTASQRKRYVRLVNSVAGEGSDDPWETDLVFTKADLRDVVPHHNDPVVISIVTTGRKVHRVLVDQGSSADVIFWSTFNKLQLSPDLLRPYTGCLYGFAGDQVEVRGYLELRTTFTDGTSSRTESIQYLVVNANSAYNILLGRLALNRLRAVASTRHMKMKLPNLSGKVIVIKSDQEEPRK, from the coding sequence ATGAGGCACAATTTCGTGGTGGAACTTAAAGATCTTATTGTTGTGCTAAATATAGCTGACAGGCTGAGGCCACCAGTGAAGACAGATAAAGTGTTGGGACCTCACAAAGACtcgtggtgcgagttccacgaggcttttgGGCACCACATCAACAACTGCTTGGCGCTGGGCCATCAGTTAGATGAACTGGTGAAGAATGGTTTTCTGAAAGATTACCTGGTCGGGTCTGCTATGGTCGCGGCCTTGGCAGTACCAAAGGAAGATCAGGCGCACGAGATGCCAATCCACGGAGAAGTACACACCATCTCTGGTGGCTTCTTCGGGGGAGGGCCCACTGCCTCTCAGCGTAAGAGGTATGTGAGGTTAGTGAATTCAGTTGCTGGAGAGGGTTCGGACGACCCGTGGGAGACAGACCTGGTGTTCACGAAAGCTGATCTACGTGATGTCGTCCCACAtcacaatgaccccgtggtcatttcgatTGTGACAACTGGGAGAAAGGTGCATAGAgttctcgtcgaccagggcagttctgcagatgtcatcttttggtcgaccttcaacaagctacagttgtcccctgacctGCTGAGGCCCTACAccggatgcttgtatgggtttgcaggGGACCAAGTAGAAGTACGAGGCTACTTGGAGCTAAGGACGACGTTTACAGATGGAACGTCGTCCCGTACAGAGAGCATTCAGTACTTGGTAGTTAATGCCAATTCAGCTTACAATATTCTGTTGGGTAGGCTGGCACTGAATAGGCTAAGAGCAgtggcctccacgcgccacatgaagatgaagctaccaaaCCTTAGTGGCAAGGTGATTGTGATCAAGTCTGATCAAGAGGAGCCCCGAAAATGA